The Fortiea contorta PCC 7126 genome has a segment encoding these proteins:
- a CDS encoding NIL domain-containing protein: MTSNPVHSLILVPQRYHRQPVISRLVSRYGLTVNIKAASLVWGSDSNGWFDLELSGSPEQLTNSLSYLQGLGVDLVDLAIANQIQPKAQKMTLLNSVEAKYQSHPQITHRNQKFTKIQWQEQFPQLISQGQSHRLRLQLCILKSYYQKPIISQLVSRYGLTVNITSALLQPDTEDDGWFELDLWGRTQQLSYSLSFLERLGIPIWTN; this comes from the coding sequence ATGACATCTAACCCAGTTCACAGCTTAATTCTTGTACCACAGCGGTATCATCGACAACCTGTGATTTCTCGATTGGTGTCTCGCTATGGTTTAACTGTTAATATCAAAGCGGCTTCTTTGGTATGGGGTAGTGATAGTAACGGCTGGTTTGACTTAGAACTTTCGGGAAGTCCTGAACAATTAACTAATAGCTTGTCATATTTGCAAGGATTGGGGGTGGATTTAGTTGATTTGGCGATCGCTAACCAAATTCAACCCAAAGCGCAGAAAATGACTTTACTAAATTCAGTCGAAGCAAAGTATCAATCCCATCCGCAAATTACTCATAGAAACCAAAAATTTACTAAAATTCAATGGCAAGAACAATTCCCACAATTGATTTCTCAAGGACAAAGCCATCGATTACGTTTACAGTTGTGTATCTTAAAAAGCTACTACCAAAAACCTATAATTTCTCAGTTGGTATCTCGTTATGGGTTAACAGTAAATATTACCAGCGCTCTGCTGCAACCTGATACAGAAGATGATGGCTGGTTTGAGTTGGATTTGTGGGGTAGAACTCAACAACTCAGCTACAGCTTGAGTTTTTTAGAAAGGTTAGGTATCCCAATTTGGACTAACTGA
- a CDS encoding sulfate/molybdate ABC transporter ATP-binding protein produces the protein MGIAIENVSKHFGSFKAVDQVSLEFKTGSLVALLGPSGSGKSTLLRMIAGLEKPDSGEIWLVGQNATHKSVQERHIGFVFQHYALFKHLTVRENIGFALELRKASKNKIKHRVDELLELVQLQGFGDRYPSQLSGGQRQRVALARSLAVQPQILLLDEPFGALDAKVRKELRNWLRHLHEDVNVTTVFVTHDQEEAMEVADEIVVMNKGRVEQVGTTADIYDHPASPFVMSFIGPVNVLPGDSGIQPHNRSVSPSDQVFLRPHDISIQINATEEGSPAKVEHIIHLGWEIRVELLLDLGVRVNAHLSREEFNQLQLVQNQRVYVKPKNARVFPAYV, from the coding sequence ATGGGTATTGCAATTGAGAATGTCTCCAAGCATTTTGGTTCCTTTAAGGCTGTTGATCAAGTAAGTTTAGAGTTTAAAACAGGCTCTTTAGTAGCATTATTAGGCCCTTCCGGCTCAGGAAAATCCACCTTGTTGCGGATGATTGCGGGGCTAGAAAAGCCTGATTCAGGTGAAATATGGTTAGTTGGTCAAAATGCTACACACAAGAGTGTACAAGAACGGCACATTGGATTCGTATTTCAGCATTATGCTTTATTTAAGCACTTAACAGTGCGAGAAAATATCGGTTTTGCGCTGGAACTCCGCAAAGCTTCTAAAAATAAGATTAAGCACCGAGTAGATGAACTGTTAGAGTTAGTACAATTACAAGGCTTTGGCGATCGCTATCCTTCGCAACTATCTGGAGGACAAAGACAGAGGGTAGCTCTAGCGCGATCGCTAGCCGTACAACCTCAAATTTTACTGTTAGATGAACCCTTTGGGGCATTAGACGCCAAAGTTCGTAAAGAATTACGCAATTGGTTACGACATCTGCATGAAGATGTAAATGTGACAACAGTATTTGTTACCCACGACCAAGAAGAAGCGATGGAAGTTGCTGACGAGATTGTGGTGATGAATAAAGGGCGAGTAGAACAAGTAGGAACAACCGCCGATATCTACGACCATCCAGCATCACCCTTTGTCATGAGTTTTATCGGCCCAGTCAACGTTTTACCCGGTGATTCCGGAATCCAACCACACAATCGTTCTGTATCTCCATCAGATCAGGTATTTTTACGCCCTCATGATATTTCTATTCAAATCAACGCAACCGAAGAAGGCTCACCTGCGAAAGTTGAACACATAATTCACCTCGGCTGGGAAATTCGAGTCGAATTGCTTCTAGACCTGGGTGTGAGAGTCAATGCTCACCTCAGCCGAGAGGAATTTAATCAACTCCAACTCGTACAAAATCAGCGCGTGTACGTTAAACCCAAAAATGCCAGAGTTTTTCCGGCTTATGTTTGA
- a CDS encoding S-layer homology domain-containing protein: MVNSSLATTLYVNPVTGNDGNAGSRLSPLKSLTRALKISTKSTIIQLSFGTYHVPTGEVFPLVIPTGVIVVGNEPSKGAGIVILGSGTYQSPSFGGQNITILLLGDASLRGVTVTNTTEKGTGVWIESTAPTLSNNTFINCAREGVFATGTAKPAIQDNVFVQNAASALVMARNSKGEVLRNTFQKNALGIAISDAAAPLVANNIITENKTAIALSRDARPVLRQNLIAKNSQGGLLVNGNAIPDLGSIQDPADNIFRENKEFDLQNITPQQLISIGNQLNPTLVKGAVDFLAATADSPGAIAVSTSFPDLGGHWAVVFVEALVSKGLISGFPDGKFGPESPITRAQYAAIIAKTFQLPAANKNSNFTDVKPDFWAKAAIISAANMGFISGFPDGTFRPNQNLTKIQAIVSIVNGLKFSGGNPNVLTTYRDRAQIPSYATNALAIATQKLLVVNYPEAEQLEPMREITRAEVAALIYQALIAIGKEKAIASPYIVNPGIDLPSFSDLQGHWAEMFIRALVSMDLTSGFADGSYQPNQLMTRAQYAALIAVALNPVAKRPAPEFTDVAENFWATKAIQIAASGGFVSGFSDNTFRPNQNVQRLQVIVSLVNGLALAPASSDLLLAYSDADAIPDYAKKAIATATKQQIVVNYPQPQQLLPAREATRAEVAAMVYQALVAINRAPIINSPYIVLPAIS; the protein is encoded by the coding sequence ATGGTGAACTCTAGCCTAGCTACCACACTCTATGTCAATCCGGTGACGGGAAATGATGGTAATGCTGGTTCGCGGTTGAGTCCCCTGAAAAGTCTCACCCGCGCTTTAAAAATCTCCACAAAATCCACAATTATTCAACTCAGTTTCGGCACATATCACGTCCCCACTGGTGAGGTGTTTCCGCTAGTGATTCCTACGGGGGTGATTGTCGTGGGTAACGAACCCAGCAAAGGTGCGGGTATCGTTATTTTGGGGAGTGGGACATATCAAAGTCCCAGTTTTGGTGGACAGAATATCACAATTTTATTACTCGGTGATGCTAGTCTCAGGGGTGTGACGGTCACAAATACCACAGAAAAAGGTACTGGTGTCTGGATTGAATCCACAGCCCCCACTTTAAGTAATAATACTTTTATCAACTGTGCCAGAGAAGGTGTCTTCGCCACTGGTACTGCTAAACCCGCAATTCAAGATAATGTCTTTGTCCAGAACGCCGCCAGCGCCTTAGTTATGGCTCGCAATAGTAAGGGAGAAGTATTAAGAAATACTTTCCAAAAAAACGCTTTAGGGATCGCCATTAGTGATGCCGCTGCACCATTAGTAGCAAATAACATAATTACCGAAAATAAAACAGCGATCGCTCTCTCGCGGGACGCCCGCCCAGTGCTGCGACAAAATCTCATCGCCAAAAACTCACAAGGTGGTCTATTAGTCAACGGTAATGCTATTCCTGACCTTGGTAGTATTCAAGACCCCGCTGACAATATATTCCGTGAAAACAAAGAATTTGATTTACAAAATATTACACCACAGCAATTAATTTCCATCGGCAACCAACTCAATCCTACCTTGGTAAAGGGAGCAGTAGACTTTCTCGCAGCCACAGCCGATTCTCCCGGAGCGATCGCCGTGAGTACCAGTTTCCCCGATTTAGGTGGACATTGGGCAGTGGTTTTTGTGGAAGCCTTGGTGAGCAAAGGTTTGATTAGCGGTTTTCCCGATGGCAAATTTGGGCCAGAGTCCCCCATCACACGTGCCCAGTACGCTGCTATAATTGCCAAAACTTTTCAGTTGCCTGCTGCTAACAAAAACAGTAATTTTACGGATGTAAAACCTGACTTTTGGGCAAAAGCAGCCATCATCAGCGCCGCTAATATGGGTTTTATTAGTGGCTTCCCCGATGGGACATTTCGACCAAACCAAAACTTGACAAAAATCCAGGCGATTGTATCAATTGTTAATGGCTTGAAATTTAGCGGAGGCAATCCCAATGTGTTAACTACATACCGCGATCGCGCCCAGATACCCAGTTATGCTACCAATGCTTTAGCCATTGCTACCCAAAAACTTTTAGTTGTCAACTACCCCGAAGCTGAACAACTAGAACCCATGCGGGAAATCACCCGCGCCGAAGTAGCAGCCTTAATTTATCAAGCCCTGATCGCTATTGGCAAAGAAAAAGCGATCGCCTCGCCGTATATTGTCAATCCAGGAATTGATCTTCCTTCTTTTAGCGACTTGCAAGGACACTGGGCCGAAATGTTTATTCGGGCACTAGTCAGCATGGATTTAACCAGTGGTTTTGCTGATGGTAGTTACCAGCCAAATCAACTTATGACTCGCGCCCAGTATGCAGCTTTGATTGCAGTAGCCCTCAACCCGGTGGCTAAACGCCCAGCACCAGAGTTTACCGATGTAGCTGAGAATTTTTGGGCAACTAAAGCAATTCAAATCGCCGCTAGTGGGGGTTTCGTCAGCGGATTTAGCGACAACACCTTCCGCCCTAATCAAAACGTACAGCGACTGCAGGTGATTGTCTCCTTAGTTAATGGGCTAGCCTTAGCCCCAGCTAGTAGCGACCTTTTACTCGCCTACAGCGATGCTGATGCCATCCCAGACTATGCCAAAAAAGCGATCGCCACCGCTACAAAGCAACAAATTGTTGTTAACTATCCACAACCTCAACAACTCCTCCCGGCGCGAGAAGCAACACGTGCTGAAGTAGCCGCTATGGTATATCAAGCATTAGTTGCCATTAATCGAGCACCGATAATTAACTCACCCTATATTGTTTTGCCTGCAATCAGTTGA
- a CDS encoding RrF2 family transcriptional regulator, with protein sequence MSRELNSQNYPLLDLSSKVEYALLALLELASHHGQKVPLTMSEITAKQPIPERYLEQILTNLRRAGVVQSQRGSRGGFSLVREPWQITLLEIVTLVEGERKEKDTSEAATLERTLVHEIWDKANTASIEVLSGYTLQDLCQEREARAQHSPMYYI encoded by the coding sequence TTGAGTAGAGAATTGAATAGCCAAAACTACCCTCTGTTGGATCTGTCTTCCAAAGTTGAATACGCGCTGCTAGCGCTTTTAGAACTAGCTAGCCATCATGGGCAAAAAGTGCCGCTAACGATGAGTGAAATCACAGCCAAGCAACCTATACCAGAACGCTATCTAGAACAAATTTTGACTAACCTACGGCGTGCTGGTGTGGTGCAAAGTCAACGCGGCTCTAGAGGTGGTTTTTCTTTAGTTCGTGAACCTTGGCAGATCACCTTATTAGAGATTGTCACTTTAGTCGAAGGTGAGCGGAAGGAAAAAGACACTTCTGAAGCTGCCACACTAGAAAGAACTCTGGTACATGAAATTTGGGATAAAGCTAACACCGCTTCCATTGAGGTGTTGAGTGGGTATACACTGCAGGATCTGTGTCAGGAAAGAGAAGCTCGCGCCCAGCACAGTCCGATGTATTACATTTAG
- a CDS encoding Crp/Fnr family transcriptional regulator, with translation MFLNSGVSNQISNYTKQTFTRRTFLPELKNTLWQIETGFVRTFTYLEDGTTVALGLWGPGDIVGRALSNLEPYQMECLTKVEAKVFPLENWYQPTQTLLAHIQQAEELMVIRSHKKVDTMLIKLLAWLSKKFGSEVEKGRLIDMRLTHEDLAVMLGSTRVTITRVLGQFEQEGLIDRLSLHRIVLREEDIWYYEI, from the coding sequence ATGTTTTTAAACTCAGGTGTTTCCAATCAAATCAGTAATTATACTAAGCAGACCTTTACACGGCGAACGTTTTTACCGGAACTGAAAAATACTCTTTGGCAGATTGAAACAGGGTTTGTCCGGACGTTTACTTATTTAGAAGACGGTACAACCGTAGCTTTGGGCTTGTGGGGGCCGGGAGATATCGTCGGTAGAGCACTATCAAACTTGGAACCATATCAAATGGAGTGCTTAACTAAAGTAGAGGCGAAAGTTTTCCCGCTAGAAAATTGGTATCAACCAACACAAACCTTGCTAGCACATATTCAACAAGCAGAAGAGTTGATGGTGATTCGTAGCCATAAGAAAGTAGATACCATGCTGATCAAGTTATTAGCTTGGTTATCGAAAAAGTTTGGTTCAGAAGTAGAAAAAGGACGTTTAATTGATATGCGTCTAACACACGAAGACTTAGCAGTGATGCTGGGATCAACTCGTGTTACCATTACTCGCGTGCTGGGACAATTTGAACAAGAAGGTTTAATTGACCGCCTTTCGCTACATCGCATTGTCTTGCGAGAAGAAGACATTTGGTACTATGAAATTTAG
- the cysE gene encoding serine O-acetyltransferase — MLIRDLQTIYERDPAARNWLEVLFCYPGLQALVFHRLAHSLYKLGMPFLPRFISHISRFLTGIEIHPGAVIGDGVFIDHGMGVVIGETAIVGDGALIYQGVTLGGTGKQTGKRHPTLGSNVVVGAGAKVLGNIQIGDHVRIGAGSVVLRDVPSNTTVVGVPGRITRQNNTTIDCLAHNKLRDVEAEAIRALFERVKALEQQIEEFTPSSLSLTPAQHEPANCNKLDTNRVIDEFLDGAGI; from the coding sequence ATGTTAATTAGAGATTTGCAAACAATTTATGAACGCGATCCGGCTGCTCGTAACTGGCTGGAAGTTCTGTTTTGCTATCCTGGACTGCAAGCTTTAGTGTTTCATCGCCTAGCACACTCGCTGTATAAACTGGGTATGCCTTTTTTACCCAGATTCATTTCACATATTAGTCGGTTTTTGACAGGAATTGAAATCCACCCAGGGGCAGTGATTGGCGATGGTGTATTTATTGATCATGGCATGGGTGTAGTCATCGGCGAAACAGCGATCGTTGGTGACGGCGCCCTCATTTATCAAGGCGTCACCCTCGGTGGTACCGGTAAACAAACAGGTAAGCGCCACCCCACCCTAGGTAGCAATGTTGTCGTCGGTGCTGGCGCCAAAGTCTTAGGAAATATTCAAATTGGTGATCATGTCCGCATCGGTGCTGGCTCAGTGGTGCTGCGAGATGTCCCCAGCAACACAACCGTAGTCGGTGTTCCTGGCCGCATCACTCGCCAGAATAACACCACTATCGATTGTCTCGCTCACAATAAACTGCGAGATGTGGAAGCCGAAGCCATCCGCGCCCTATTTGAAAGAGTTAAAGCTTTAGAACAACAAATTGAGGAATTCACCCCATCGAGCTTATCCCTAACTCCAGCACAGCACGAACCTGCAAACTGCAATAAATTGGATACAAATCGAGTTATTGACGAATTTCTCGATGGTGCGGGGATTTAG